In one window of Zhihengliuella sp. ISTPL4 DNA:
- a CDS encoding glycoside hydrolase family 65 protein, translated as MIDRDRFPVDPWRLIETRYSEEGVGETLFSVGNGYLGLRGNHIEGRGAQEHGTFINGLHETWPIRHAEQAYGFAEVGQTIVNAPDAKVMRLYVDDEPISLDDADVREYARTLDMRTGVLERRVVWETPSGKRVRMRDQRLVSFEERHLAVLRLEVVVENANAPVTISCQLLNRQDGAGVYAGSPMTTKGAAFDPRKAERIADRVLQPAEHWQDGLRSALSYRVAASGMTVAVVADHIIETENDYNVRTLIEPDIAKNVFRVQAKAGVPITLTKLVSYHSSRGVPPRELVDRCRRSLDRAADEGVETVFRRQREWLDAFWERSDVQIGGRDDLQQATRWCLFQLAQASARADGAGVPAKGLTGSGYSGHYFWDTEIYVLPFLTYTTPRWAYNALRARVKMLPAARRRAAQLNEAGALFPWRTINGEEASAYYAAGTAQYHINADISFALGKYVRATGDEAFLRREGADVAIETARLWATLGFWRGSRLVEQSGAGDGLQTFHIHGVTGPDEYTTVVNDNLYTNVMARYNLRYAAKVVREIRDSYPEDYAALVERTGLGSGEAESWERAAEAMYIPYSESLGIHPQDSLFLEREVWDLANTPADQRPLLLHFHPLVIYRFQVLKQADVVLALFLQGNHFSPEEKKADFDYYDPLTTGDSTLSAVVQSILAAEVGYQDLAQKYFEQSLFVDLHDLHHNAADGVHVASAGGVWTALVCGFGGMRDYGGDLSFDPRLPESWPSLSFPLQWQGTAMQVTVTRHELRVQVRSGPPVPFSVRDNAYIATLEDEVIVPLANQGPVIPGRPTLQEFADARRDDGTRLSASVPVITSAIPVIETID; from the coding sequence ATGATCGACCGCGACCGCTTCCCCGTCGACCCGTGGCGTCTCATCGAGACGCGCTATTCGGAGGAGGGCGTCGGCGAGACGCTGTTCTCGGTCGGCAACGGCTACCTCGGGCTCCGGGGCAACCACATCGAGGGGCGCGGCGCGCAGGAGCACGGCACGTTCATCAACGGCCTGCACGAGACGTGGCCCATCCGGCACGCCGAGCAGGCCTACGGCTTCGCCGAGGTCGGCCAGACGATCGTCAACGCCCCCGACGCCAAGGTGATGCGGCTCTACGTCGACGACGAGCCGATCTCCCTCGACGACGCGGACGTGCGAGAGTACGCCCGCACGCTCGACATGCGTACGGGTGTGCTGGAACGGCGCGTGGTCTGGGAGACCCCGTCCGGCAAGCGGGTGCGCATGCGGGATCAGCGCCTCGTGAGCTTCGAGGAGCGCCATCTCGCCGTGCTGCGGCTCGAGGTCGTCGTCGAGAACGCCAACGCCCCCGTCACGATCAGCTGCCAGCTGCTCAACCGTCAGGACGGGGCGGGCGTCTACGCCGGCTCCCCGATGACGACCAAGGGCGCCGCCTTCGACCCGCGCAAGGCCGAGCGCATCGCGGACCGCGTGCTGCAGCCCGCCGAGCACTGGCAGGACGGCCTGCGCTCCGCGCTGTCCTACCGGGTCGCCGCCTCCGGGATGACCGTCGCCGTCGTCGCCGATCACATCATCGAGACGGAGAACGACTACAACGTCCGGACGCTCATCGAGCCGGACATCGCCAAGAACGTCTTCCGGGTGCAGGCGAAGGCCGGCGTCCCGATCACCCTCACCAAGCTCGTCAGCTACCACTCCTCGCGGGGCGTGCCGCCGCGCGAGCTCGTCGACCGCTGCCGTCGGTCGCTCGACCGGGCCGCCGACGAGGGCGTGGAGACGGTGTTCCGTCGCCAGCGCGAGTGGCTCGACGCGTTCTGGGAGCGCAGCGACGTGCAGATCGGCGGCCGCGACGACCTGCAGCAGGCCACGCGCTGGTGCCTGTTCCAGCTCGCCCAGGCCTCGGCCAGGGCGGACGGCGCGGGTGTGCCGGCCAAGGGACTCACCGGGTCCGGTTACAGCGGCCACTACTTCTGGGACACCGAGATCTACGTGCTCCCGTTCCTCACCTACACGACGCCGCGCTGGGCCTACAACGCGCTCCGGGCCCGAGTGAAGATGCTCCCCGCGGCGCGCCGCCGGGCCGCCCAGCTCAACGAAGCGGGCGCGCTCTTCCCGTGGCGCACGATCAACGGCGAGGAGGCTTCGGCGTACTACGCCGCCGGGACCGCGCAGTACCACATCAACGCCGACATCAGCTTCGCGCTGGGCAAGTACGTGCGGGCGACGGGGGATGAGGCGTTCCTCCGCCGAGAGGGCGCCGACGTCGCCATCGAGACCGCACGCCTCTGGGCCACCCTCGGCTTCTGGCGCGGCTCCCGGCTGGTGGAGCAGTCCGGCGCCGGCGACGGCCTCCAGACGTTCCACATCCACGGCGTCACCGGCCCGGACGAGTACACGACCGTCGTGAACGACAACCTGTACACGAACGTCATGGCGCGGTACAACCTCCGCTACGCGGCCAAGGTCGTGCGGGAGATCCGCGACAGCTACCCGGAGGATTACGCGGCTCTCGTCGAGCGGACAGGCCTCGGTTCCGGTGAGGCGGAGTCCTGGGAGCGCGCGGCGGAGGCGATGTACATCCCGTACAGCGAGAGCCTCGGCATCCACCCGCAGGATTCGCTGTTCCTGGAGCGGGAGGTCTGGGACCTCGCGAACACCCCGGCCGACCAGCGTCCGCTGCTGCTGCACTTCCACCCGCTCGTGATCTACCGCTTCCAGGTGCTCAAGCAGGCCGACGTCGTGCTGGCGCTCTTCCTGCAGGGGAACCACTTCTCGCCGGAGGAGAAGAAGGCCGACTTCGACTACTACGACCCGCTGACGACGGGTGATTCGACCCTCTCGGCGGTCGTGCAGTCGATCCTCGCGGCCGAGGTGGGCTACCAGGACCTCGCGCAGAAGTACTTCGAGCAGTCGCTGTTCGTCGACCTGCACGACCTGCACCACAACGCGGCGGACGGCGTGCACGTCGCCTCGGCCGGTGGCGTGTGGACGGCCCTCGTGTGCGGCTTCGGCGGCATGCGCGACTACGGCGGCGACCTCAGCTTCGATCCGCGGCTCCCGGAGTCCTGGCCGTCCCTGTCGTTCCCGCTGCAGTGGCAGGGGACCGCGATGCAGGTGACCGTGACGCGGCATGAGCTCCGCGTGCAGGTGCGCAGCGGACCCCCGGTGCCGTTCAGCGTGCGGGACAATGCGTACATCGCCACCCTGGAGGACGAGGTCATCGTCCCGCTCGCGAACCAGGGACCTGTGATCCCCGGGCGCCCGACGCTGCAGGAGTTCGCCGACGCCCGCCGCGACGACGGCACCCGCCTCTCGGCCTCGGTCCCGGTGATCACGAGCGCGATCCCCGTCATCGAGACCATCGACTGA
- a CDS encoding DNA polymerase III subunit gamma and tau, which translates to MTTALYRRYRPETFGEMIGQSQVTDPLMTALRGDRVGHAYLFSGPRGCGKTTSARILARCLNCAEGPTDTPCGTCPSCVELSRAGGGSLDVVEIDAASHNGVDDARDLRERATFAPSRDRFKIFILDEAHMVTPQGFNALLKLVEEPPPHVKFIFATTEPEKVLGTIRSRTHHYPFRLVPPAAMLEYVEKLCAEEGVIVEQGVLPLVVRAGGGSPRDTLSLLDQLIAGSDAPAGSETVTVGYARAVALLGYTHGALLDEIVDALAAGDAATAFPAIDRVVQTGQDPRRFVDDLLERLRDLIVIAAVGSGASAVLRGIAEDELDRMRRQAESFGAARLSRTADVVSAALDDMSGATSPRLHLELMVARVLAAASGGAMASGSSASGAMHPPATTHPPVVPPATVTPPATVTPDAPATPAPATLVPATPAAASPPPSAPTAPSSADAAPEPDRAPEPRPTPEPSAPVTFDRVRDAWPAVLKRLEGISRTSWLLATAVQPLAYDGDSEVLTLGFTSQHDVSKFKGTTPGSGPSDHLRTAIEQEVGVRVKYLPAPMPPGGAPRQPASSGSAAPADAAPASEPASARPSRSQTRSAAAPVTEWAVAPIPTTDTAPPAAPLAVDEEPEEVEAAAAAPAPPADGRIDRDEPPLPGDDEAPAFDEEPPYDPAYEPPAPYDRPPSPRATPTAAPQAAPRTAPAAAPPVVIERTPAGGVQRYGEAVIRQVLGATFLREEPYEPPTRFS; encoded by the coding sequence GTGACCACAGCCCTCTACCGCCGCTACCGACCCGAGACGTTCGGCGAGATGATCGGGCAGTCGCAGGTGACCGATCCGCTCATGACCGCGCTGCGCGGCGACCGCGTGGGCCACGCCTACCTCTTCTCCGGTCCGCGCGGCTGCGGCAAGACCACCTCCGCGCGCATTCTCGCCCGCTGCCTGAACTGCGCGGAAGGGCCGACCGACACCCCCTGCGGCACGTGCCCGAGCTGCGTCGAGCTGTCCCGCGCGGGCGGCGGTTCGCTCGACGTCGTCGAGATCGACGCGGCGAGCCACAACGGCGTCGACGACGCCCGCGACCTCCGCGAGCGCGCGACCTTCGCCCCGAGCCGAGACCGCTTCAAGATCTTCATCCTCGACGAGGCGCACATGGTCACCCCGCAGGGGTTCAATGCGCTGCTGAAGCTGGTGGAGGAGCCCCCGCCGCACGTCAAATTCATCTTCGCCACGACGGAGCCCGAGAAGGTCCTCGGCACGATCCGCTCGCGCACCCATCACTACCCGTTCCGGCTGGTACCGCCCGCCGCGATGCTCGAGTACGTCGAGAAGCTGTGTGCGGAGGAGGGCGTCATCGTCGAGCAGGGCGTCCTGCCGCTGGTCGTCCGCGCCGGGGGAGGGTCGCCGCGTGACACCCTCTCGCTGCTGGATCAGCTCATCGCCGGCTCGGACGCCCCGGCCGGGTCGGAGACCGTCACCGTCGGCTATGCACGAGCGGTGGCGCTGCTCGGGTACACCCACGGTGCCCTCCTCGACGAGATCGTCGACGCGCTCGCCGCGGGCGACGCTGCGACCGCCTTCCCCGCCATCGACCGCGTCGTGCAGACCGGACAAGACCCGCGGCGCTTCGTCGACGACCTCTTGGAGCGTCTGCGCGACCTCATCGTGATCGCCGCCGTCGGTTCCGGCGCGTCCGCCGTGCTGCGCGGCATCGCGGAGGACGAGCTCGACCGGATGCGCCGGCAGGCCGAGTCGTTCGGCGCCGCGCGGCTCTCCCGCACGGCCGACGTGGTCAGCGCGGCGCTCGACGACATGTCCGGAGCGACCTCACCGCGTCTGCACCTCGAGCTGATGGTCGCTCGGGTGCTCGCCGCCGCGTCGGGTGGGGCGATGGCGTCCGGCTCGTCCGCATCGGGCGCGATGCACCCGCCGGCGACGACCCATCCTCCGGTGGTCCCGCCGGCGACTGTGACGCCGCCTGCGACCGTGACGCCTGACGCGCCGGCGACGCCCGCTCCGGCGACGCTCGTTCCGGCGACACCCGCCGCAGCTTCGCCCCCGCCGTCCGCGCCGACTGCCCCCAGCTCCGCGGACGCGGCTCCCGAGCCCGACCGCGCCCCGGAACCGAGGCCGACGCCGGAGCCGTCCGCTCCCGTCACATTCGACCGGGTCCGCGACGCCTGGCCCGCCGTGCTGAAGCGTCTCGAGGGCATCAGTCGCACCTCCTGGCTGCTCGCGACTGCCGTGCAGCCCCTCGCCTACGACGGCGATTCCGAGGTGCTGACCCTCGGATTCACGAGCCAGCACGACGTCTCGAAGTTCAAGGGGACCACGCCCGGCTCGGGGCCGTCCGACCACCTCCGTACCGCCATCGAGCAGGAGGTCGGGGTACGGGTCAAATACCTCCCGGCACCGATGCCGCCCGGTGGTGCGCCGCGGCAGCCGGCCTCGTCCGGATCCGCCGCGCCGGCTGACGCCGCCCCCGCATCGGAGCCTGCCTCAGCGCGTCCCTCCCGTTCGCAGACGCGCTCCGCCGCCGCCCCCGTGACAGAGTGGGCGGTCGCGCCGATCCCGACGACCGACACGGCGCCGCCCGCCGCACCGCTCGCCGTCGACGAGGAGCCGGAGGAGGTCGAGGCCGCCGCTGCCGCTCCCGCTCCGCCGGCCGACGGCAGGATCGACCGCGACGAGCCACCCCTGCCCGGTGACGACGAGGCTCCCGCCTTCGACGAGGAGCCGCCGTACGATCCGGCGTACGAGCCTCCGGCTCCGTACGACCGCCCTCCCTCCCCGCGAGCGACCCCGACCGCGGCCCCGCAGGCGGCCCCGCGCACGGCTCCCGCCGCCGCTCCACCGGTCGTCATCGAGCGCACCCCCGCCGGGGGCGTGCAGCGCTACGGTGAGGCCGTGATCCGCCAGGTGCTCGGCGCGACGTTCCTTCGCGAAGAGCCCTACGAGCCCCCCACGAGGTTCTCCTGA
- the recR gene encoding recombination mediator RecR: protein MYDGIVQELIDEFGRLPGIGPKSAQRIAFHILQTPTFDVARLAELLTEIRIRVRFCEICGNVAEQERCAICRDPRRNQALICVVEDAKDVAAIERTREFRGLYHVLGGAISPIAGIGPDDLRIAQLMTRLADGTVQEVIIATNPNLEGEATASYLSRLLTTMQITVSRLASGLPVGGDLEYADEVTLGRAFEGRRVL from the coding sequence ATGTACGACGGCATCGTCCAAGAGCTGATCGACGAGTTCGGCCGCCTTCCCGGCATCGGCCCGAAGTCCGCGCAGCGCATCGCTTTCCACATCCTGCAGACGCCGACGTTCGACGTCGCCCGTCTCGCCGAACTGCTGACCGAGATCCGCATCCGGGTCCGGTTCTGCGAGATCTGCGGCAACGTCGCGGAGCAGGAGCGCTGCGCCATCTGCCGCGACCCGCGCCGCAACCAGGCGCTGATCTGCGTGGTCGAGGATGCGAAGGATGTCGCCGCGATCGAGCGCACCCGCGAGTTCCGCGGCCTGTACCACGTGCTCGGCGGCGCGATCAGCCCCATCGCGGGCATCGGTCCGGACGATCTGCGGATCGCTCAACTCATGACGCGCCTCGCCGACGGCACCGTGCAGGAGGTCATCATCGCCACGAACCCCAACCTGGAGGGGGAGGCGACGGCCAGCTACCTGAGTCGGCTGCTGACGACGATGCAGATCACGGTCTCCCGGCTCGCCTCCGGCCTCCCGGTCGGCGGTGACCTCGAGTACGCGGACGAGGTGACGCTCGGTCGAGCCTTCGAGGGCCGGCGCGTGCTGTGA
- a CDS encoding DMT family transporter, with protein sequence MTPQSGFSRRGWLLFGAMALLWGVPYLFISVAVESISPPAVVAGRTLIAALLLLPFALRSGALRAALRHWPWVLAFGAVEMAGPFLLLGHAEMTLPSGMTGLLVATVPLFAALIALGGGDRGVLRPARGIGLLVGFVGVAVVVAGPGLFGGEVSLLAAGEVLLVAVLYAIAPFIVARKLNDVPSLGTITLSLLMIGIVYLPIGLLTQHEVPTLPSLGALLALAVVCTAVAFLAFFALIREVGPVRAPLFTYVNPVVAIVLGAIVLAEPLTPGLLLGFPLIIVGCWFAATGGRLRPMTPVPPAPA encoded by the coding sequence GTGACCCCGCAGTCCGGCTTCTCGCGGCGGGGCTGGCTGCTCTTCGGCGCCATGGCCCTGCTGTGGGGTGTGCCCTACCTCTTCATCAGCGTGGCGGTGGAGTCGATCTCTCCGCCGGCGGTCGTCGCCGGACGCACCCTGATCGCCGCCCTCCTCCTGCTGCCGTTCGCCCTGCGGAGCGGCGCCCTCCGCGCGGCCCTGCGGCACTGGCCGTGGGTGCTGGCGTTCGGGGCGGTGGAGATGGCCGGTCCCTTCCTCCTCCTCGGCCACGCCGAGATGACGCTTCCCTCCGGCATGACAGGACTCCTCGTCGCGACGGTTCCGCTGTTCGCTGCCCTCATCGCGCTGGGCGGCGGAGACCGCGGCGTGCTGCGCCCCGCCCGCGGCATCGGTCTGCTCGTCGGCTTCGTCGGCGTGGCCGTCGTGGTGGCGGGACCGGGGCTCTTCGGGGGAGAGGTGAGCCTCCTCGCCGCCGGGGAGGTGCTGCTCGTCGCGGTGCTCTACGCGATCGCGCCGTTCATCGTGGCTCGCAAGCTGAACGACGTCCCTTCGCTCGGAACGATCACGCTGTCGCTGCTCATGATCGGCATCGTCTATCTCCCCATCGGCCTGCTCACGCAGCACGAGGTTCCGACGCTCCCGTCGCTCGGCGCCCTGCTCGCCCTCGCCGTCGTCTGCACGGCGGTGGCCTTCCTGGCGTTCTTCGCCCTCATCCGCGAGGTCGGACCGGTCAGGGCGCCGCTGTTCACCTACGTGAACCCGGTCGTGGCGATCGTGCTCGGGGCCATCGTGCTCGCCGAACCGCTGACCCCGGGTCTCCTCCTCGGATTCCCGCTGATCATCGTCGGCTGCTGGTTCGCGGCCACCGGAGGGCGGCTGCGTCCGATGACGCCCGTGCCGCCCGCGCCGGCCTGA
- a CDS encoding aspartate kinase — protein MALIVQKYGGSSVADAESIKRVAKRIVDTRRAGHDVVVAVSAMGDTTDELLDLANEVAPIPAPRELDMLLSSGERISMALLAMAIHSMGFEARSFTGSQAGMITDSQHGAARIVDVTPVRLREALDEGAIVIVAGFQGFNRDTRDITTLGRGGSDTTAVALAAALSADVCEIYSDVDGIFTADPRVIPKAQKLDHVSSEEMLELAANGAKVLYIRAVEYARRHGVLIHARSTFSSAEGTYVLGEGMKNPREAEGAVMEEPIVAGVATDFSQAKITVAGVPDVPGKAAEIFKIVAKSGANVDMIVQNVSATGRTDISFTVPKADAAAALKALAGEQTEVGFQNLIHDDQIGKLSVVGAGMRTHSGVSATLFEALSAGGINIEMISTSEIRISVVLRDTDLTEAARTVHTAYGLDGDAEATVHAGTGR, from the coding sequence GTGGCCCTCATCGTGCAGAAGTACGGCGGCTCGTCGGTCGCCGACGCAGAGAGCATCAAGCGCGTCGCCAAGCGCATTGTCGACACGCGCCGCGCCGGTCACGACGTCGTCGTCGCCGTGAGCGCGATGGGCGACACCACCGATGAGCTGCTGGATCTGGCGAACGAGGTCGCGCCGATCCCCGCCCCACGCGAACTCGACATGCTGCTCTCCAGCGGCGAGCGGATCTCGATGGCGCTGCTGGCGATGGCGATCCACTCCATGGGCTTCGAGGCCCGGTCGTTCACCGGCAGCCAGGCCGGGATGATCACCGACTCGCAGCACGGCGCGGCGCGCATCGTCGACGTCACGCCCGTCCGGCTCCGCGAGGCGCTCGACGAGGGCGCGATCGTCATCGTCGCGGGCTTCCAGGGCTTCAACCGCGACACCCGCGATATCACCACGCTCGGCCGCGGTGGCTCGGACACGACGGCCGTCGCGCTGGCGGCCGCGCTGTCGGCCGACGTCTGCGAGATCTACAGCGACGTGGACGGCATCTTCACCGCCGACCCGCGGGTGATCCCGAAGGCGCAGAAGCTCGACCACGTCTCCAGCGAGGAGATGCTGGAGCTCGCCGCCAACGGCGCCAAGGTCCTCTACATCCGTGCCGTGGAGTACGCCCGCCGGCACGGCGTCCTCATCCACGCCCGGTCGACGTTCTCGTCGGCCGAGGGCACATACGTTCTGGGCGAGGGCATGAAGAACCCTCGCGAAGCCGAGGGAGCAGTCATGGAAGAACCGATCGTCGCCGGCGTCGCCACCGACTTCAGCCAGGCCAAGATCACCGTCGCCGGCGTGCCCGATGTTCCGGGCAAGGCGGCCGAGATCTTCAAGATCGTCGCGAAGTCCGGCGCCAACGTCGACATGATCGTGCAGAACGTGTCGGCGACGGGACGCACCGACATCTCCTTCACGGTCCCCAAGGCTGACGCCGCTGCCGCGCTCAAGGCCCTCGCCGGCGAGCAGACCGAGGTCGGCTTCCAGAACCTCATCCACGACGACCAGATCGGCAAGCTGTCCGTGGTCGGCGCGGGGATGCGCACGCACTCCGGCGTCTCGGCGACCCTGTTCGAGGCGCTGTCCGCCGGCGGCATCAACATCGAGATGATCTCCACCTCGGAGATCCGCATCTCGGTCGTGCTCCGCGACACCGACCTCACCGAGGCCGCCCGCACGGTGCACACCGCCTACGGCCTCGACGGCGACGCGGAGGCCACGGTCCACGCCGGCACCGGTCGCTGA
- a CDS encoding aspartate-semialdehyde dehydrogenase translates to MTRISESGLSVAIVGATGQVGTVMREILAERSFPIRELRLFSSARSAGTAIEFGGQTVIVEDVDAADPSGIDIALFSAGATASRAYAPRFAEAGAVVVDNSSAWRMDPEVPLVVSEVNPHAIDDRPKGIIANPNCTTMAAMPVLKVLDAEAGLERLIVSTYQAVSGSGLAGAQELLGQVEGVLAQGDTLRLVHDGSAVDFPEPEKYVAPIAFDVIPLAGNLVDDGDNETDEEKKLRNESRKILELPDLRVAGTCVRVPVFTGHSLSIHAEFSRDLTPERAREVLSAAPGVVLDEVPTPLQAAGKDPSFVGRIRADQSAPEGKGLVLFISNDNLRKGAALNAVQIAEVLAERLAPVS, encoded by the coding sequence ATGACCCGCATCTCCGAATCAGGACTCTCCGTCGCCATCGTCGGCGCCACCGGCCAGGTGGGCACTGTCATGCGCGAGATTCTCGCGGAGCGTTCGTTCCCGATTCGCGAGCTGCGCCTCTTCTCGTCCGCGCGCTCCGCGGGCACGGCCATCGAGTTCGGCGGGCAGACGGTGATCGTCGAGGACGTGGACGCCGCCGACCCGTCGGGCATCGACATCGCCCTGTTCTCCGCCGGTGCCACCGCCAGCCGGGCGTACGCGCCGCGCTTCGCCGAGGCCGGCGCCGTGGTCGTCGACAACTCCAGCGCCTGGCGGATGGATCCCGAGGTCCCGCTCGTCGTCAGCGAGGTCAACCCGCACGCGATCGACGACCGCCCCAAAGGCATCATCGCCAACCCGAACTGCACCACCATGGCCGCGATGCCCGTGCTGAAGGTCCTCGACGCCGAGGCCGGCCTCGAGCGGCTGATCGTGTCCACCTACCAGGCGGTGTCCGGTTCCGGACTCGCCGGTGCGCAGGAACTGCTCGGCCAGGTCGAGGGCGTGCTCGCCCAGGGAGACACCCTCCGGCTCGTGCACGACGGCTCCGCGGTCGACTTCCCCGAGCCCGAGAAGTACGTCGCCCCGATCGCCTTCGACGTGATCCCGCTCGCCGGCAACCTGGTGGACGACGGGGACAACGAGACCGACGAGGAGAAGAAGCTCCGCAACGAGAGCCGGAAGATCCTCGAACTCCCCGACCTCCGCGTCGCGGGCACGTGTGTCCGGGTGCCGGTCTTCACGGGCCACTCGCTGTCGATCCATGCCGAGTTCTCCCGCGACCTGACGCCGGAGCGTGCCAGGGAGGTGCTGAGCGCGGCGCCCGGCGTCGTGCTCGACGAGGTGCCGACCCCGCTGCAGGCCGCGGGCAAGGACCCGAGCTTCGTGGGGCGCATCCGCGCCGACCAGTCCGCGCCGGAGGGCAAGGGTCTCGTGCTCTTCATCAGCAACGACAACCTCCGCAAGGGCGCGGCGCTGAACGCGGTCCAGATCGCCGAGGTGCTCGCGGAGCGTCTTGCCCCGGTCTCCTGA
- a CDS encoding malate:quinone oxidoreductase has protein sequence MTENVDVVLIGGGIMSATLGTLLHELQPDWKIVAFERLSDVAQESSNPWNNAGTGHAALCELNYMPQQGDAPLDPAKAISINEQFQQSRQFWSSLVDKGVLDEPSTFINATPHMTFVRGEKDVAYLKKRYEVLKEQPLFAGIEYSEDSRVINQWAPLLMQKRRKGEPFAATRVPAGTDVDFGALTHQLFGHLRASGVSVRTNHEVKSLKRQKDGTWLIKYRTTVGRTPNEIKAKFVFVGAGGWALKLLQNSGIPEIKGYGVFPIGGQFLKTTNPKIVAQHKAKVYSQASVGAPPMSVPHLDTRVVDGEASLMFGPFATFSPKFLKNGSMLDIVTQVRPHNLWPMLRVAFANPDLITYLISELMKNHRKKVDSLRTFMPTAKDEDWTLIDAGQRAQVMKKDPKKGGVLQFGTEVVASGDGSIAGLLGASPGASTAVPIMLDLLKKCFPGEYPGWESQLRELIPTFGRKLNGDAELAEESTTATAAVLGINA, from the coding sequence GTGACTGAAAACGTCGATGTCGTCCTGATCGGCGGTGGCATCATGAGCGCCACCCTGGGTACCCTGCTGCACGAGCTGCAGCCGGACTGGAAGATCGTCGCCTTCGAGCGGCTGTCGGACGTGGCGCAGGAGAGCTCGAACCCGTGGAACAACGCCGGGACCGGGCACGCCGCGCTGTGCGAGCTGAACTACATGCCGCAGCAGGGCGACGCTCCGCTCGACCCCGCCAAGGCGATCTCGATCAACGAGCAGTTCCAGCAGAGCCGCCAGTTCTGGTCCTCCCTCGTCGACAAGGGCGTGCTGGACGAGCCGTCGACCTTCATCAACGCGACGCCGCACATGACGTTCGTGCGCGGCGAGAAGGATGTCGCCTACCTCAAGAAGCGCTACGAGGTGCTCAAGGAGCAGCCCCTGTTCGCGGGTATCGAATACAGCGAGGACTCCCGCGTCATCAACCAGTGGGCGCCGCTGCTCATGCAGAAGCGCCGCAAGGGGGAGCCGTTCGCGGCCACCCGGGTGCCTGCCGGCACGGACGTCGACTTCGGTGCGCTCACGCATCAGCTCTTCGGTCATCTTCGCGCCTCGGGCGTCTCGGTGCGCACGAACCACGAGGTCAAGTCCCTCAAGCGTCAGAAGGACGGCACCTGGCTCATCAAGTACCGCACGACGGTCGGCCGCACTCCGAACGAGATCAAGGCGAAGTTCGTGTTCGTCGGCGCCGGCGGGTGGGCGCTGAAGCTCCTGCAGAATTCCGGCATCCCCGAGATCAAGGGCTACGGCGTCTTCCCGATCGGCGGCCAGTTCCTCAAGACGACGAACCCGAAGATCGTCGCGCAGCACAAGGCGAAGGTCTACTCGCAGGCCTCGGTCGGTGCGCCGCCGATGTCGGTCCCGCACCTCGACACCCGCGTCGTGGACGGCGAGGCCTCGCTGATGTTCGGACCGTTCGCGACGTTCAGCCCGAAGTTCCTCAAGAACGGCTCGATGCTCGACATCGTCACGCAGGTTCGCCCGCACAACTTGTGGCCGATGCTGCGGGTCGCGTTCGCCAACCCCGACCTCATCACGTACCTCATCAGCGAACTGATGAAGAACCACCGCAAGAAGGTCGACAGCCTCCGTACCTTCATGCCGACCGCCAAGGACGAGGACTGGACGCTCATCGACGCCGGTCAGCGTGCCCAGGTCATGAAGAAGGACCCGAAGAAGGGCGGCGTGCTGCAGTTCGGCACCGAGGTGGTCGCCTCGGGCGACGGTTCGATCGCCGGCCTCCTCGGTGCATCCCCCGGGGCTTCGACGGCCGTGCCGATCATGCTCGACCTGCTGAAGAAGTGCTTCCCCGGGGAGTACCCGGGTTGGGAGTCGCAGCTGCGCGAGCTCATCCCCACCTTCGGCCGGAAGCTCAACGGCGACGCGGAGCTCGCGGAGGAGTCGACCACCGCCACCGCCGCCGTCCTCGGCATCAACGCCTGA
- a CDS encoding thymidine kinase: protein MAKLYFRYGAMNSGKSTALLQVAYNYEERGQHVLLAKPAIDTKGAGQIESRLGVTRPVDFLIGPEDDARVLFAVHRERMRRSTEEELLPTGPVDVACLLIDEAQFLTPAQIDDLFRIAVEEGIPVMAYGIRNDFRTQAFPGSARLLAIAHSLEELKTICRCGRKAVFNGRVVGGRFVFDGDQVAIDEGADGSASPELTTYESLCGTCYLEESGGRLG from the coding sequence GTGGCGAAGCTCTACTTCCGCTACGGCGCGATGAACTCGGGCAAGTCGACCGCGTTGCTGCAGGTCGCCTACAACTACGAGGAGCGCGGCCAGCACGTGCTCCTCGCCAAGCCTGCGATCGATACCAAGGGTGCTGGGCAGATCGAGAGTCGCCTCGGGGTCACGCGGCCGGTCGATTTCCTGATCGGCCCCGAAGACGATGCCCGGGTGCTCTTCGCCGTCCACCGGGAGCGCATGCGACGGTCGACGGAGGAGGAACTCCTTCCGACCGGCCCGGTGGACGTGGCCTGCCTCCTCATCGACGAGGCGCAGTTCCTCACTCCCGCGCAGATCGACGACCTCTTCCGGATCGCGGTGGAGGAGGGCATCCCGGTCATGGCCTACGGTATCCGCAACGACTTCCGCACCCAGGCGTTCCCCGGCTCCGCCCGGCTCCTCGCCATCGCGCACTCCCTCGAGGAGCTCAAGACCATCTGCCGCTGCGGGCGCAAGGCGGTGTTCAACGGCCGCGTGGTCGGCGGGCGCTTCGTCTTCGACGGCGACCAGGTCGCGATCGACGAGGGCGCCGACGGCTCCGCCTCGCCGGAGCTCACGACGTACGAGTCCCTGTGCGGCACCTGCTACCTGGAGGAGTCCGGCGGCCGTCTCGGCTGA